From Candidatus Binatia bacterium:
CGATTTCTCGCCTTCCGTATTTTGCCGCTCTTTCTTTCACAAGAAATCCTATCTTTCGCTTGCTTGGCTCCGGTGGCGGCTGTAGGAGCGGCAGCAGTTTTCGATAGATATCGCGGAGCGCGGTATCGTACTGCAATAGCGTCTTGTCGATCTCCGCGAGGCGCTTGAGTATTGCATGGTTTGCTGCGATGTGCTCGCGGAGACGGACGAAGGCGCGGATCACGTAAACGCTCATCTGCACCGCGCGCCTACTGCGTAGCACGTTCGCCGCCATCAGCGCGCCGTGCTCTGTAAAGACAAACGGAAGGTATTTGACATTTTGCCCTCGCTTCAAGATCACAGCTTGTGATCTTGAAGCGGCGATCTCCTCCGCTTCTCGGCGCGTCAACCTGAACATGAAATCTTCCGGAAACTTGTCGATGTTCCGTTGGACCGCTTGATTGAGGACGCGCGTCTCGACACCATAAATCCGTGCCAGATCGGAAGCGAGCATGACTCGCTGGGCTCTGACCACGAGGATTGCAGTTTCAATGCGTAGTGTCATGCTGTCGTCACTCCATAAAGCGCCACAGATCCGAATCCAGCATCATTTTGACTCCGCGGATTAATAGTACGGTCAGTTCGATCCGCTTGCTTGGAATCAAGCTGGCCACAGAATTACTCTGGGAACTGGTCACAATCCGTGACCGGTTGCGGGCATCCGTTCTTATTGACCGGTCATAAACCAAGGCGATCTTACGCGATTCGGAGGTAATTCGGCAAGCGCCCGAATACAACGAATAAGGATCAAATGATCGGTCGGCAACGACCTGCTTTCTTGACGCGCCCAGGAGCATCTTATAAGTAACCAGTTTAACGGGGACAACATGGAGCTCACCCAGGAAGAAGTTCTCAAAATTTTGGACCTGATCGAAAAGTCGAACTTCGACTACATGCAGCTCCAGGTCGGCGAGCTGAAGCTCACGGTCAGCAAAGGGAATTACATCCCCGGCTCCGATTCCGAGGCGCAACCAAAGAGCGAGAAGGCTGTCAAGCCTCAGGCCAAAGCTAAAGAAGCCAAGCCAAAAGAAAAAACTCCGGCGCCGAAGCCGAAAGCGGCGGCGAAAGTCGACGGCGGACTTGAGATCCCCGCTCCAATGGTCGGGACGTTCTACGCGGCGCCGGAGCCGGGCGCGGCGCCGTTCGTCAAGTTGGGCTCCACGATCGACGAAGAAACGACCGTCGGACTCATCGAAGTGATGAAAGTCTTCAACGCGGTGCAATCGCGCGTGCGCGGAACGATTGCCGACGTCTGTGTGCAAAACGGCGAGTTCGTCGAGTATGGGCAGACCCTCTTCGTCGTAAAGCCGGACGGCGCCGGCAAGAAAAAATCAACCCTTCGACAAGCTCAGGGCGGGAGTTCGGCTGAGGCTCACTCGAAGCCCAAGCCAGGTCGAACCCGATGAGCGTTTCTCGTGTCTTCGTCGCCAACCGGGGCGAGATCGCGCTGCGCGTCGTGAACGCGTGCCGGGCGCTCGGCGTCGAAACCGTCGCGGCTTTCTCCGAAGCCGATAAGGATAGTTTGCCCGCGCGCGCCGCGGACCGCGCCGTTTGTATCGGGCCGGCACGCGCCGCCGACAGCTATCTCAATATCGAAAAGATCATCGCAGCTGCGCAGACAAGCAACGCCGACGCGCTCCATCCGGGCTACGGATTTCTCGCCGAGCGGCCGGAGCTCGCCGAAGCATGCGAGAAAAAAGGCATCAAATTCATCGGCCCTTCGGCGGAAAACATCCGGCAAATGGGGAACAAGCTTCAAGCCCGCGCCCTGGCGAAGAAGTTCGGAGTTCCGGTAGGCGCGGGCTCTGAGAAAGTCCGCGACGTCAAAGAGGCAACCAAACTCGCGGCGCAAATCGGCTTTCCAGTGCTGATCAAGGCCGCAGCCGGAGGCGGTGGCCGCGGGATGAAGGTCGTGAGTTCTTCAGGCGTGCTTAAGCGCGCTTTCGAGACGGCCGCGGCGGAGGCGAGAGCGGCCTTCGGCGATCCGACACTCTACTTAGAGCGCTACATCGCCAACGCGCGGCACGTCGAAGTGCAGATTCT
This genomic window contains:
- a CDS encoding ORF6N domain-containing protein, producing the protein MTLRIETAILVVRAQRVMLASDLARIYGVETRVLNQAVQRNIDKFPEDFMFRLTRREAEEIAASRSQAVILKRGQNVKYLPFVFTEHGALMAANVLRSRRAVQMSVYVIRAFVRLREHIAANHAILKRLAEIDKTLLQYDTALRDIYRKLLPLLQPPPEPSKRKIGFLVKERAAKYGRREIGSTH
- the accB gene encoding acetyl-CoA carboxylase biotin carboxyl carrier protein; this encodes MELTQEEVLKILDLIEKSNFDYMQLQVGELKLTVSKGNYIPGSDSEAQPKSEKAVKPQAKAKEAKPKEKTPAPKPKAAAKVDGGLEIPAPMVGTFYAAPEPGAAPFVKLGSTIDEETTVGLIEVMKVFNAVQSRVRGTIADVCVQNGEFVEYGQTLFVVKPDGAGKKKSTLRQAQGGSSAEAHSKPKPGRTR